From Gemmatimonadaceae bacterium, a single genomic window includes:
- a CDS encoding glycosyltransferase family 9 protein, translating to MGVTAALDRVGIVMMSAVGDAVHVLPVLDALKRHSPSTHVTWVLQPGPATLVRGHRHVDDIVEFDRSKGWRAFLDVRRELRQRPFDLVIALQVYFKAGLVTSFTRAPVKLGFDRARARDANWLFTTDRIPAHPVGQHVQDQYLEFVSALGIASEPVAWHLGPWDNERAWQQEFTASLSRPAVAMVIATSKPQKDWMPERWAELADVLWHDYGLQPVLVGGRSPRELAAERVIMERARHKPTSMLGSGLRRLVGILDASALVVAPDTGPLHISVALDRPVISLIGYTNPKRTGPWRKFHDLIVDAYGEPGEDYPISMENRLDRMPRIAVRDVLEKVDVWKATYSRSLG from the coding sequence GTGGGAGTGACCGCGGCGCTCGACCGGGTCGGCATCGTGATGATGAGCGCCGTGGGCGACGCCGTGCACGTGCTCCCCGTGCTCGACGCACTCAAGCGACACTCGCCGTCCACGCACGTCACCTGGGTGTTGCAACCCGGGCCTGCGACGCTCGTGCGCGGGCATCGGCACGTCGACGACATCGTGGAGTTTGACCGCTCGAAGGGCTGGCGCGCGTTTCTCGACGTTCGTCGCGAACTCCGCCAGCGGCCGTTCGATCTCGTGATCGCGTTGCAGGTCTACTTCAAGGCCGGTCTCGTGACCTCGTTCACGCGCGCACCCGTGAAGCTCGGCTTTGATCGCGCGCGGGCCCGCGACGCCAACTGGCTCTTCACCACCGATCGCATTCCGGCGCATCCGGTGGGGCAGCACGTACAGGACCAGTACCTCGAGTTCGTGAGCGCGTTAGGCATCGCCAGCGAGCCGGTCGCCTGGCACCTCGGGCCCTGGGACAACGAACGCGCGTGGCAGCAGGAGTTCACCGCCTCGCTCTCGCGCCCCGCCGTGGCGATGGTGATCGCGACCAGCAAGCCGCAGAAGGACTGGATGCCGGAGCGCTGGGCCGAACTCGCTGATGTGTTGTGGCACGACTACGGACTGCAACCGGTGCTCGTCGGAGGGAGATCGCCCAGGGAGCTCGCTGCCGAGCGCGTGATCATGGAGAGAGCCAGGCACAAACCGACGAGCATGCTGGGGAGTGGCCTGCGCCGGCTGGTGGGCATTCTCGATGCTTCGGCGCTCGTCGTCGCGCCGGACACCGGGCCGTTGCATATCTCGGTGGCGCTGGACCGCCCGGTGATCTCGCTGATCGGCTACACCAACCCCAAGCGCACCGGCCCCTGGCGCAAGTTCCACGACCTCATCGTCGACGCCTACGGAGAGCCCGGGGAGGACTACCCGATCAGCATGGAGAACCGTCTCGACCGAATGCCGCGCATCGCCGTGCGCGATGTCCTCGAGAAGGTCGACGTCTGGAAGGCGACATATTCGAGGTCGCTCGGGTAG